Part of the Thermomicrobiales bacterium genome, GGCGTCGAGACGACGTGGGTGGATGTCGCGGACATGGCGGCGGTGCGTGATGCGCTGTCTGCCGAGCCGAAACCGGCACTGCTATGGGTCGACACGATCGCCAACCCGACGATGCTGGCGAGCGATCTGCCGGCGCTGGCCGAGCTGGCGCAGATATCCGGCGTGCCGCTCGTCGTTGACAACACGTTCGCCACGCCGCTGCACTGTCGGCCACTGGACATGGGCGCGAGCCTGGTCGTCCACTCAGCGACGAAGTTCATCGCCGGGCATAACGACGCCTCGGGTGGCGCGGTGGTCGGTCCGGCTGCGCTGGTCGAGCCGGTGCGCGATGTGGCGGTGCGGGTTGGTGGTGTTGGCGCGCCGTTTGAAGCGTGGCTCTGTCTGCGCGGTCTGCGGACGATGGACGTGCGGCTGAGTCGATCGAGCGCGACGACGCTGGCGCTGGCCGAGGCGCTGGAGCCGCTCCCTGCCGTGCAGCGCGTGCACTATCCGGGGTTGGCGTCCGACCCGACGCACGAGGTCGCCTGCCGGGTGCTGCGCGGTGGTTTCGGCAGCATGCTGTCGGTCGATCTCGGGACGGCTGCTGCGGCGCGATGTGTGGTCGATCGGCTGCGGTTGGTGCAGTTCGTTGAGACGCTCGGTGGCGTGATGACGACGGTCGTGCACCACCCGTCGACTTCGTACCGCAACCTGACCGACGAGCAGCTGGCTGCCATCGGTGTCAGTCCGGGCCTGCTGCGCTTCTCGATCGGCATCGAGGCCGCCGAGGACGTCATAGCCGATGTCGTCGGCGCGATTCAGTAGGCGTTGCTGTCGGAGCGAAAGATGTGGAAGATCGTCTTGACGATGATCTTCAGGTCGAACAGGATCGACCAATTCTCAACATAATACAGATCGTAGCGTGTGCGCTCCTCGATCGAGGTGTCGCCACGCAGGCCGTTGACCTGCGCCCAGCCGGTCACGCCGGACTTCTCGTGGTGGCGGGCCATGTAGGCCGGGATCAGCTGCGAGAACTGCTCGACGAAGTAGGGTCGCTCCGGTCGCGGGCCGACGACGCTCATCTCGCCGAGCAGGACGTTGATGAACTGCGGCAGCTCGTCGAGCGAGTAGCGCCGCAGGAAGCGCCCGAAGCGCGTCGGTCGCGGGTCGTCCGGCACGGCCCAGACTGGCCCGGTCTCGTCCTCGGCATCGACCGGCATTGAGCGGAACTTCAGCAACTGGAACGCGCGACCGTCCTGACCGACACGCTCCTGGGCGAAGAAGACCGGGCCGGGCGAGGTGAGCTTGATGATGAGTGCGATGACCAGCATGAGTGGGGCGAAGACGATGAGCGCCGTCGCGCTGACAGCAATGTCCAGGATGCGCTTGACGGTGTGGTCGAAGCGCCGCAGGCCGATGCGCCGGACGCTGACGGTCGGCAGCCCATTCAGATCGCCGATGCTGATGCTGTCGCTGGTCAGCAGGCGGAACGACTCGGGGTAGACGCGCACGGAGATCGGCAGCTCGGTGACGGCGTAGATCATGTCGAGGATCTCTTCGTGTGGGATGCCGGCGAGGGCGATGATGATCTCGTCGACAGTTTGCTCGTCGGCGATCTGCGCCAGATCACTGGTCATCCCCAGCACCGGCATGCCGTCGATCTCGGTCGGTAGCTCGTCGTCAATCGGCGCATGACGCACGAAGCCGACGACCTGGTAGCCGAGTTGCGGTGAGCGGCGGATCTTGTCCAGCACCATCCGGCCTGTGGATCCGGCCCCGACGATCAGCAGGCGATCGGAGGCGACGCCGCGCGCACGGAGCCGCCCGATGATGCTGGTGTGGACGAAGCGCCCGGTGGTCACACCAGTGATGGCGAAGACCCAGCCATAGGCGACCATCTGGCGTGAGTAGATGAAATCCGCGCCGAGTGCGAGTGATGTCGCAGCGATCGCCAGCAGGAGACCCAGCGAGACCTGGCTGATGATGCGGTAGGCCTGATCCATCCGTGAGGCGGCGCGCTGGTGGCGGTAGCTGCCGCTGATGGCCAGCACGATCAGGATCGAGCCGGTGGCGATCGAGATGAGCAGCGCTGATGTTTCGCGTGGTGGGTGGCTGAAGGTGTTGGGGATACCGACGATGTCGCGCAACTGGTAGGCGCAGAAGAAGGCCACGACCAGGGCGATGGCGTCGGTAAGGAAAAGCGTCAGGCCGGAGACGACGGCGAACAGGTCGTGGCGTGCGGCATCACGCCGACGAGGAATCTCGGTCGCTTTCGCCGACGCGTCCGCCGGGATTTGCCCGACAGGCGCTGATGGCGCGCCGGATTTCGCCATGCCGGTCCTGCTCCGTCTCTCGTCGATCGCCGCGCGCTCGACGTACCTACGCGACGCGCTTGGCGTGGGCGGGGCGCAGCGCGTTCGACGCCATTGCGATCCCGCCGCGGGCGACGATGCCCGCCAATACGAGCCAGTTTAGCAGCCTGTTCGTTCGCGGCGCGTAATGTTTGCGGTGGAACAGCCACATCGACCGGTAGAACTCATAGAGCATGCGATACGACTGTCGCCGAGACGTTGCGCCCTTCAGATGCAACGCCGCCGCTTCCGGGTAGTAATAGACTCGCCAGTCGCGTGCCTTGAATCGCCAGGCCCAGTCCAGATCCTCGCCGTACATGAAGAACGTGTCGTCCAGCAGCCCGGCCTGATCGATCGCGCTGAGGCGGATGAGCATGAACGCACCGACGACGGAATCGACCTCGGTTGTCTCCATCTCGTCGAGATGCGTCAGGTTGTAGCCGGTGAAGCGCGGGTTGTCCGGGTAGCGTTTGGCGAGGCCGGTCAGCTTCCAGAAAGCGCGGGCCGGTGTCGGGAAGCCACGGCGGCAGGCCAGATCGAGCGAGCCGTCCGGCAGCAGCAGACGCGGACCGACGAC contains:
- a CDS encoding aminotransferase class I/II-fold pyridoxal phosphate-dependent enzyme, with the protein product MPDREQTRVVHAGAAADAAGSITRPVSPPLVQTTAWVYPDVATIDAVYENGAPAYIYGRYGTPNHRELEQALADLEGAEAGVATTNGSSAIFAVLLALTRAGSRVVAAHRVYGGTRGILNGEMARFGVETTWVDVADMAAVRDALSAEPKPALLWVDTIANPTMLASDLPALAELAQISGVPLVVDNTFATPLHCRPLDMGASLVVHSATKFIAGHNDASGGAVVGPAALVEPVRDVAVRVGGVGAPFEAWLCLRGLRTMDVRLSRSSATTLALAEALEPLPAVQRVHYPGLASDPTHEVACRVLRGGFGSMLSVDLGTAAAARCVVDRLRLVQFVETLGGVMTTVVHHPSTSYRNLTDEQLAAIGVSPGLLRFSIGIEAAEDVIADVVGAIQ
- a CDS encoding undecaprenyl-phosphate glucose phosphotransferase, encoding MAKSGAPSAPVGQIPADASAKATEIPRRRDAARHDLFAVVSGLTLFLTDAIALVVAFFCAYQLRDIVGIPNTFSHPPRETSALLISIATGSILIVLAISGSYRHQRAASRMDQAYRIISQVSLGLLLAIAATSLALGADFIYSRQMVAYGWVFAITGVTTGRFVHTSIIGRLRARGVASDRLLIVGAGSTGRMVLDKIRRSPQLGYQVVGFVRHAPIDDELPTEIDGMPVLGMTSDLAQIADEQTVDEIIIALAGIPHEEILDMIYAVTELPISVRVYPESFRLLTSDSISIGDLNGLPTVSVRRIGLRRFDHTVKRILDIAVSATALIVFAPLMLVIALIIKLTSPGPVFFAQERVGQDGRAFQLLKFRSMPVDAEDETGPVWAVPDDPRPTRFGRFLRRYSLDELPQFINVLLGEMSVVGPRPERPYFVEQFSQLIPAYMARHHEKSGVTGWAQVNGLRGDTSIEERTRYDLYYVENWSILFDLKIIVKTIFHIFRSDSNAY
- a CDS encoding glycosyltransferase family 2 protein; its protein translation is MPSEPSGVTPLPPDAAGRRGPVYAVIVNYRTPDLTAAAVRHLRASLLDDRDLIVYIVDNGSGDDSIERLRASCPDAMLIASPRNLGFAGGNNLALRDILATVSAQVDRDDTFVLLLNSDVEVEPTTLPRCLGFLDTHPEAAVVGPRLLLPDGSLDLACRRGFPTPARAFWKLTGLAKRYPDNPRFTGYNLTHLDEMETTEVDSVVGAFMLIRLSAIDQAGLLDDTFFMYGEDLDWAWRFKARDWRVYYYPEAAALHLKGATSRRQSYRMLYEFYRSMWLFHRKHYAPRTNRLLNWLVLAGIVARGGIAMASNALRPAHAKRVA